In Centroberyx gerrardi isolate f3 chromosome 11, fCenGer3.hap1.cur.20231027, whole genome shotgun sequence, the following are encoded in one genomic region:
- the LOC139925813 gene encoding histone H4 yields MSGRGKGGKGLGKGGAKRHRKVLRDNIQGITKPAIRRLARRGGVKRISGLIYEETRGVLKVFLENVIRDAVTYTEHAKRKTVTAMDVVYALKRQGRTLYGFGG; encoded by the coding sequence ATGAGcggaagagggaaaggaggaaagggactCGGTAAAGGAGGCGCCAAGCGGCACCGTAAAGTTCTCCGTGATAACATCCAGGGAATCACCAAACCCGCCATCCGCCGTCTGGCTCGCCGCGGCGGAGTCAAGCGTATCTCCGGTCTCATCTACGAGGAGACCCGCGGGGTGCTCAAGGTCTTCCTGGAGAACGTCATCCGTGATGCCGTCACCTACACCGAGCACGCCAAGAGAAAGACCGTCACCGCCATGGATGTGGTGTATGCTCTGAAGAGGCAGGGCCGCACTCTGTACGGCTTCGGAGGTTAA